The following nucleotide sequence is from Acyrthosiphon pisum isolate AL4f chromosome A2, pea_aphid_22Mar2018_4r6ur, whole genome shotgun sequence.
TGGTACTGCGGGATAGGTGAAATATAAAGCTGCGTACACACTAGGACTAGAGCACCCACAGACCGGACATATGTGCTCATGTTGTGCGTTGTATGTACTTATATGGAcattatcaaataaaacaaaCGCACAAAGAATGCGAGCCGAACAAGTTGGCTCGTGTTCGGTGTGTCAAAAACGCTCGTGTGTGCATGACATACCGTCCACACTGTATAACGAACAACATGAGCACACATACTCGGTCTGTACATGCTCTAGTATGTATGCAGCTTAAGACTAGCCTCTGAAAAATTTCAAGATCGCCATACCACTGTCTACAATCAGGGTAACCAcagaatttaaaagaaaaaatacaatctAAAATAGAATAagccaaattataaaataatatactcattgCCCACAATTGACCATATAACCaccaaatacctacttataaaattaatattattttcaagtatacacgttacacattttataaatacttttaagagTATACGCTCCAATACACCCCTGggtactatactatataatatttactacttaAGCtaggtaaatgtaatttttcaaatagtaattttaaataaacattcaaattgtaaaaatcaagTTGAGCAGtacataattaatagatatttgaaatacttactGGTGGCAAAACATTTGGAGCTGCATTTACTGCAAACTTTGCACTTAATTCATGAAcacttatttcattattaaaaggtGTTTCTAGAGGTGTTTCGTCTTTCGTTATACCTTCTTCATCACTACTGCTACCATATTCTTTTAAATTCAACATTGTATTCAAAAAAAGTACTTATGTAATTTGTCTGTAGTCTATATTCtatcataaattaatgtaataatgcaataagaaattgtattttcaattttgtatacaatttttgatatCAATGGACAATGGTATCAACTTACTAGCAAGTATCAATATTTCACACACATTGCGCATTTACGCGGCGACtaatgtaaatagtaaatacaactACGATGTAAAGAAGATAAGGTTACGCCGCTCTCTTAAAATTTCGACGCTATGAACCATGGTACATGATGTTTGATAGTTTATGCCAAAAATTAGAACCGTTCAGTAGTTCAGAATTTCTCACCAGAGTACGCTAGCATTCGTCCGAAGgccgatttatattttataatataaaccataaacgtaatataatagtccagatttttttaaaaaaattttttattaacccATTAcactcaataaaatataaatgttgttaaaatgtcACTATTCATAATTTCAACATTATATGTGAGATATTTAACATGAACGTTTTTCAATCGTCATctatcatagacctataaaagaaTAGGTCTatgcagtggcgtatccaggggaggggctgagggggctgcagccccccccccccgaaatgttaaaaattattttaatggtctatgatagtagctcaaaaagtcttaaattgtatttaaaatatttaaaaatgtacaatattatgtattaacacttttcagctatctatttgtgctagtacgtatttaatgtgtaaaagtgtaaaagttgatcagcacctcccgaaaaaaaatcctggctacgccactgggtCTATGtcatctatatacctattaacatgataaaatgttcttTTGTCATGCCATTgcctattaatatatatttattattcataattcatattgtaACTTCGAACTTGTAatcaaatactatagatatcAACTCGGGACACTCAGGGACAGTCAATGTTAAATGCTGCGACATAAGATCCTTCCAAAATCATAGTAGTTGCCTAGGTATATGAGAAATCCTTCGATGTTGTCGAACTAATGATAAGGACCTATGATTTTGAAGGTAGACAACCCGTACTTTTCGGGGGGACAAAATGTGTCccagttttttaatattgaaccaGTTCTATGCTATGACTGCCCCGACGACCCATAttcttatctatagtaataattgttgtaattattattattatgataaacatgAAGGGTGTCAGGCGTcgtcatattatacttatctatggtcagcgcactatttgttttctctctctggcctacgcacaacatagacaaaacgcattaacgcagaatcattttttctatgttttaagtaatcttagagtaaaaacAACCCATTAcgaaaaagatagagaataatatttttgagggaatgacatatcgatttcatattttattgttttttgacTTAGTACTCTACtctcaaaataaacaaaaacattttgtatatttaaattatgtttaattgttatgcaaaaccaatttttgaaaaattcgattttattattttggtgtagataactcaaaagttaatataacCGTAGACccttgaaatgttcaccaaatatttatattagcattttccataaatggtaacattttcaaaatatgactCTTACTAGTTATAGCCTTtagaaattttttgaatttcaaaattttttaaaatgtattctcgctaaaaaaagcttgacaatttaatgctAGGttctttataaattgtattaatggaagttaaaaatatttaggctcaattattttttatatacgtttaaagttcaaattttgacaaaattcgtcatAATTTCGAAagttttcaaactatttttcacTTAGAAATTCATAGAAGTTTTTCTTTCATAACTAacctaagaaatattattaggaggttcccaaaaatttttttacctCTATCAAACAGAAAAAGTTCACCGGAAAGTCACGCTATTTTATAACCTTGCGATATTTTCgatctttgttaattttttttctattaaatttgattatttattcaagtatgCCATGCTGACTCAAtgtctctgctcagaatatttttttcgtatacaataatttatcattgaattcaaatataacatatccatTACAATATACAACGACATATAAAACTACGCTATACCTACAGCAGACTAGCAGAGcgattttattaggtacctacctactatatttattgacttacatattaatttatcaacattattatatactattatactaagtTTAACTTTATGACGTGTTgtgttattaatttacttacttttcatattgttgtaggtacaaggaataaggtactatatttcaatatttgtaacttgtaagtctATTTGAGCGTTGTCCCATTATATCTAGGCATgatgtatatatcataattcataatataatatatgcaactCCCAAATGACATTTTAGGCCACGCAATTTTACTCTGCCCTAGGCCCCGCAGATCATCAGGGCGGCCCTAGCCCGACTGATACCACGAAAAAATAACGTCAGAATAAATAACCCTGTGAAAAAAtaatcctatatatatatataagatttttcaaaaattataaaaaagtggTCATGGGAAAGTTAggactatataattattataatagtgtataggTATTTCTATCAAATTATAAGATTATTCTCATTAACGCGCATTGCTTTTTGTAATAGGTTATTGTAATAACacttaataggtactattagatacaacaaaaataataatattctaattattgttataggtacaaACTTTTACACtttacgattttataataattattagttattatagttattacttattaggtattgattaaaaatactactatccattaatcattatgaattagataaaaataattattggattTGAAACTAAAATACCTCTAAATCAAAAAATTGGTAGATACGTTATATCCGTTTGTTACGaggttcctaaaaaaaaaatattttgtgtcttGGCCCCAAGATTTTTTAAAGGTTTTGTTTAAACCCGGTCTTTTTCGATATAGCTACGGTTGCAGTCGTCTTGGGGGAATAAACAGAAGATATCGAGTATTCGAGTGTACTTCGTCATTGAGTACTATGAGTAGgctataaaatgtcaataattttaaactcaaaaaatgtctttatttccgtcaaattaatacctacatattttataaggttTTATAATTTGATCACACTGCTGAAATTATGtactcaaaattaaatttatattttttctttatttcatcCATCtgactccactccgctcattgCAGTGAGTAGGCCCCTTTTTCACAACGTCCGAAACGACAATAATCGTAAAAcaccaaaacaaaataaaacaaagattTACTCgtatataaattgaaacaattagtgtaatttaaatcatttaccGGAAGCCCAAAGGGACtgattattatatgaattttttttttttaataattgtatttaaaatacaataaatatattataataaatctgcAATCTTACATACCAGTggagtttaaaatttttttttcaggtaaaaaaaacatactggtggagtttacatttttttttcaggtaaagAAAACGTACCGGTGGAGTTTACATGAAAAAAGGTCTAAAAAGGTCGCAATCGGTGGAGTTTACATGCGCACCTTCCAACTATAGTCCGCGCTGCCGGCAACTACTGCTGCAAGAAACTGCGATAAGACGGGCGCTCCAGAAAACACCTGTCACTGAAgtttaagtaaaatttaaaaaataaactataaaatataagtctAATGTGCAACACATAGTCATTCACATATTCCATACCGGAAGTAATTCGGCCTTCCGTTGTCCACACATCAAaccataggtatacatatacgtaCGCATACCTACTGCACAGTGCACATGCGACTAGACTATAAGTGCATATTTAGTGCAGTGGAACTCCGAACTCCGTAATCGTATCCTACATAGGGCGTCCGGTAAAGAGCAAACATCAACCATGTTTGCAaacattagaaatttaaaactttaagtcacattgagttttaattattatataggtatcttagTTCTATTTGCATAACATTTGCCTATGTCTTTATTGGGAGTcctgtacatttataatatataaagtgtaTAGGTTTACTATATTGCATTTACTATCTACACTGAAGTAAAAGTCCTAACAAAACTAAGGTCAGGCAACAAAGTATACGACCTGACGAATATTTCATAAAGTATAATGCGTTGACACGAAGACCTGCTTGCACTGTTGAtcctacaatattatgtgaaagGCATCCAGCGAAGACCAAAAATCAACGtcaaataattgaaattgaaaactttAAGTCCCGTTgttctttaatattatcatagatatgcAAATGACATACAGTTGTTAATTGTTCATATATCACattctatttcatatttgtataacgTTTGGTCATGTCTTTATTGGTCACctgtaggtacacatattataagatatatatatacaaaagtgGAAGTCCTAGTCAAACTTCGGCCAGTCGATACTAAGCAATAAACTATACGACCTGACTTCTGACTCTTTACAAatagtgtataggtaggtacgtttgGTACTTTGATATGAAGGTCCGTCAGACAGTTGAACCTATAAACATATTCTGTACCTAAGGTCCAGTAAAGAGCAAACATCGACcaagtattaattgtaatttaaatctataagtTGCATTGTTcttaaattgtcataatatatcctcattataataaaataagtttggtCATATCTATATTCATGTCTTTATATTGGGTGTCCTctacattttaagatattacatatacataggtatacaaaagTGGCAGTCCTAGCAAACTTCGATCCAGTGGTACTAAACAAACTATACGACCTGACGACCTGAAGTCCTAACAAACGgtgtattagtatttagtatgaCGTTTGAAAGTTTATAAGTGGTAAGTTTTCATTGTCTTATATAATCGATTTTGAAAATGTGGCATATGACCGTCCGCAAAATactaaatgaaattatattccACTTGTATATTGGTTTTAACTATGTTTTGAATGTGTGGGGTTTATCGATTCACTGTTACGCAATGCCCGATAGATGTTGTGGTCAGAATCGAAAagaatatacctatacccagtggcgtagatacgatttttttctgggggggggggggggagtttaaaatatatttatgatacaaattacaaagttattagttaaactaaacgtcatttttattttgttttaaattgttattagttataaatagttgcaatagatttatattactgttctaataattcataaaataaaatccactcgacgtctttatcgctgtttttgtcgattttataattggttattatttcagtaataattacgaggcctacctatgataaaattgttatcgacaataattttgtcgacttgtcgtgctatataattgattattcgTACCGTCGGTAGTTGCCGAAAGTCTCTTATCCCaacaattttcccaaaacaaaatatcGTATAAAAAAGATTCTTGTTGGGGGGNNNNNNNNNNNNNNNNNNNNNNNNNNNNNNNNNNNNNNNNNNNNNNNNNNcctatacctacttgtattaatacaatgtattattaaacatcGTTATTTCGTAGTCAAGCTATAGAGCGGTATGGcccgtataggtacctacatgaaatCTATAGGTATTCTtgaacaaaacatttattttttatcagaatTTCACATTGTACCCCTTCCCTTCTACACCAGGGTTGAAAAAATCTGTTTACaaagttattaaaaagttaGAACTATCAACAATTtagtatttgagtatttgagTCGTGATCAAATTGTAGGTACTTTGTATACCTAACTACTTTGTACTGCAGGGACAAAGTAGTCAAATATTTCTTCACTGTTTATTTAGGGGCTAGGCTCTAGGTTACGACTATGGTTAAATATCGgacaatatttcatttaaaacgtTCATGAAAATGGGTCAAAccacaatacctacctacctcttGAAGTCATACGAACTCATTGGCtaacatattttgtgtttaagtATTATGCTTTTTTTAGTTTACCCTTCAACTTGAGTACTTGACCAGTACACTTtgcgttattaattattattaatttgtaaacagTGTTTTTTGCCTATGTTTACGGTATGAAGAATGCAGGCATTGtagaatagaataatattatatagaaataacaCTCGAGCAGCTGAGAATAATCTAAAAGGTCTTCAGAACCAAATTGTGTGTACTTTACTCACTATTTCacctagtaggtactataatttttacgattattaatgttttctttttcaacaattttgtaGGCAGTGGCGCCATTTTTGGCATTTGCCCCCCCACCCAGTTATTAGCGGGCCGCTGtgggtatgggctagttttgggcctttatatagtaggtagctaataggtaatatattattttagtaacctctacatatatgtattaattatttagttaggtacctataaggagggtattttttattgagataaaaatgcaatattgtaatgtaatataaatgttagcgagcttttttttttcagttttattttgggccgGTCAAACATATTGTCCCCCCCCTCTctaaaactgaaatgacgccactgtttgtaggtatttcagtgttaataaaaaatgtataaatgttagtTTAGTTTATTTTGACAGAGATTAATTCCACGCTGAGTTGCTGACtttaaaacaaagaaaaacgATCGAAAAtccactgaaaaaaataatattagttttagaaATATCGAGGAATTGAAAAAGTAtatttaggtaatacaataatacttagGTGTAAAATGTTCTCTTGCTATGTACTAAATACGGCCCTGGGTattggtcatattatattacattgaaaaAACTGCACTACAATATCTGCATTATATTTCGAATTAAAAGAATTACACGGTACATACTaaccattaattttttaattaatttacatatatactGTAGAATTCTATACTgtagaatattgttattaattttcgaGTTACCTAATACTTGGTATATTGTGGCAATAccataaaattaatctaattttttatgaaaatggtgtgattaaaatataggtaataaataataaaatatgtaaaagtttcaagttcACACAAATAACAGTTTTGAATTAACAgtgaaataactaaaattgattttctttttttatattatacttttgtcagaatttgaacttcaaatgtctaaaaaaaaaaatttgcatatatttttcAGCCTTTTTGTTTTCAGTATGAAATTACCTACGAGgaacattgtattacattttcaaatctcagctgtaaaaaattaaaaattttataaattttcaactacaaaatttgaattttaaataacaacttatgaggaaccttgcatttaatttttaagcattttgactgagcaaaaatgttttgatCGACATGGAAAGTATAAAAAATCAAGTCTTAAATtttgctattaattattaccaacaaatataataattatttatctatacataaaaCAGGATTCCAATAGTTGACACTATTGTATGAAATACATGGTGGTGGGAGGTGGCGTTTAATACCTTAACCCTCGGGTAACACACATTTTAGGAACATCAAAGCACAGTGgccaattttttagaaatttcaaaaaatggtGCCAACACACGGTAGTTAACGCAGGACTGAGTAAAAGTGCCATTTGGAGGGTgactataaataagtattatatgatatatatatatatatatatattggaatcaataataaatagcataattatcatttatacagATGCCTACTATTATTTGTCTCAAATTgagtttaaaatcataataaatattatttaaagaaacacaataaaacataattgagTGATTGCAATAGTTAtgtccattattattaataaataatgttatcataCAACGTTTCTCTGATCTGAAGAGaaaaatctgaaaaatgtataaactaaagCTTTTAATAACTaagtttataactttataatatataacattctatgttgaaacaatttattaatttcataaattaatattttaaaacaaataacataataaaatgcataattaaaatgtaaaaacaatgtCATACACTTAAAAGTAGTAGGTGTCTAAACAGTCTAAGAGAATGAAATgtttcgaaaaataatatatataaaaacgtaataacaaatatttataaatggaaATTTATTTATGGCGCATCAATTTTGTATCTGCCTCAAATCAAAATGCTTGCCACATAATCACAATTGAACCAAGCGTATATAGTGTCCGTAACAGGAACATACAAtgttcatgaatatttttttttgaaaaaattacacgaacaaataaaaacaactatGTTATAGAATTCTGGTATGCACCGGAATGTTGTAGGATAACTACACTATTTTAAAACGACGCCACGCAAAGTGATAAATAGGTTTGGTGATACATAGAGTTTTTATGCAGACTAGAACGACTAGGACAGCTGTGTAATGTGGCAATAGCAGCATTTGGGTTTCGATGAGAGGCGTGTCCCAGACCGGTTGATCTCAGCTTGGGTATTTGGAGTAAAAAGATACAGTTAGGTCATGGTTCTTTAGGGAACAAGTCCTGTTTGAGTCTTGCTGCCATTCACCCAGATgtgttagatatttaaattcctTATGATTTGAATTACTTGGGGATATCTGTTTGTAAACAAAaagttattgtattaaaaatatttaacatagcTAAATAGATCGATAAATTGTCaagtcattttaaaatttttatatacctcGTTAGTAAACATGGTAAGCACACATTTTTCTGGTTGGAATGTTTTCAGCACTTTTAAAATGAGTTCCTTGTAAGAGCTTTGAGGAACATTGGTCTCAAAACTAACAAAAGAAAATTCTTGTTGTGGAGTTATATGAATAGTCATATAATGTCcctataaaacaaaacatacattaattatgaaacattaaaatatatttagtgatatttccactcataataaaattaacaatgcaAGAAACATTtaagatttattaaataatatttttttaaacaaacgaataattagtaatttagtaaatttgataatattatgatcttacCTCTTTTGCAATACCATTCATAGAATAACCACAGGGTTCAAATAAGAAATCGTCAATTTCCATATTAGGCAACAATCCCGATATTCCAGAAtcctaaaattgtattcataaacattaattattatttttagtaaattaaaatgtattttatgttatatttattgtacctgAGTAGCTTGACTTGCATTAGCCGACTGTTCTTTGGTGAATATTTGCATGACATCAGGATCCAAATTTGTCATGAGTATTTCTAATGTTTGATcaggtttttgtttttcttttccaAAACATTCAACTGGATGTAATGCATATAAATACCAAGAATCATCTGTTTTTGATGAACGCATACACCTAGCCACTCCAGCTGTAGaacatgtttttaataacaaatcgTATTTATTGTGTTGCTTCTAAAGtgtaatatttacatacttCCTTTAAACATGATATCTAAAGAttcaatttctaatttaaaGTTGCGATATGTATCTTTTTGAAGTTCAGGACGTTCAAAGTTTTTACGAGAATAAAACACATCTTCTACTTCATCAAATCCTGTGAATTCATGCACGTTGAGCAGCAATGGTTTAATGCATTCTATTGGGGTTGTTGTACCGCAAGTCTTCAATATGAATCTTCGTTTTGTAACAAACATGCTACTTTcactgtaaatataaaattcaacaaatttaattattgtacttaacttattattgattgtaattttattttagttttgtaaaaatagtcataatacaatttatactatataaaaatagttatgcCAGTAGCATCGTGGCAGTGAGTTTAATCCAACATATTTAAGGTCtgataagatttttaaatttaatttaaaaatacaaaaatcaaaactgactattttatcatcattatggctcgtaagttcatgttttaaaaaacacataaataagcatgcactTATACACTAAAAACtggaaaatatgtattaaaatttcagaaatatgtatttataaattcagtaaataaatcaaaagtaagcaataagaaatatttcttaatttttttaagtgttattttatttcttatgatTTTTATTGGTAACATTGTTTCTGTAGTACTTCCGTAAAACTTATTAAACCCATTAagtcatacaaaaaaaaaaaagaatatccatatttaataatatgcactagTAACTCCAAAAAACTACTATATGCCTAATTTACCCAAAATATGTACTATTGaactttatatttgtattactattgttatgaaatggATTTGTACCTCACTTTAGCATGTTTTCTTGTGTAGtaaaaaacatgcaaatacataaacttacgagccctggtcATCAACTTTATTGTGTTGATAGACTGCATCACCATCTATGCTTAAGACCAAAAACCATATCAAGTTATTAACACAATTGCGAGTTACATAAGGGGTGGTAAAGGAATGTACGAGAACCAGTTAGaataggaaaaataaaatatacagaatgGAAAAATGGGTCTCGTCTAGCAGGCgggaaatttgaaattaaattggaaaaagCAATATAAAGGAAATAAATCTCTTACGAAAGAAGCTTTGATAAAAAGTTGATACCCGGGGCTAAAAAggatgataaattaattttttgttgttcAGAAGTATAGTTATCTGGAAACTGGAAGGCAGTCAATTTTAAAGATGTAAGAAGCAAACCGTAGACATTTTCTCTGCACTCTTTCAGACATTTGAGAGTCACTAGATTTGTATATGGTTCCCAAAATGACAGAATCGTATTTCAGTTAGTGGGCAAACTAAAGAACAAAAAAGACTTTTTAATcagaaaagtaatttaaattcagaGCACATTAGTTGGACAACACCAAAAAAATTAGTGCCGCATGTTGCCTCATTAGTAGACTAGGACACAGCGCATGAAAGTAAATGAAAACCAAGATCacagataaaattattagttgagAGTACATATCCATTGTTGAACGAATAATTAGATGCTATTAAgattgatgatataatattttatatttagagtGCGGCCTAGATAGCAACCTCAATAAATTAACCAGTTTGGATCGTTTTTTATAGGAGGGGAACATCATGTAACAAACGTGAATCATTTTTTGTGGTACCATGGTTAaagcaaaatgtattttagtaatCATGTTATTTGGTATTcaggatatttaatattatagctataaagATTTGAAATTCTgaccaattaattattattattagtattttatagatatgaattatgaatacatcaataatagtaataataatatatgatgataCAATTTCCAACATATGTACTCAAAAgtacatttatcaaattaaaattaaattaatttgatagcAATGGTTAATAACATAGGCTAGGCTACTGCTGAGGTGAGCTAAGCGAGTTGAACACCTTatcagttttatattaattttaatgtataaactatctttaaaaatatttcaaaaccaatcaataaatgttttaaattcataattttagatttaataaaaaacacttttatttttagtattttacctcAGAACATAAGCGTCAATCTTGTCATTACTGGTGTAACTGATTACTTCACAACAAGCAGCTTTTAAGAGGTCTTCATATTTTTCTCTATAACAAAcaacaatacattaattaaagtGGTTAGGTTTAAAACAAGATTATTAAGCGATATTATAACTCGTAAAGAactttatctaaatatatttatctgtttTTGAAGAGGTCATTGCATTAGATGTTTacagtattatacaaattatgataGTCACcgccatattttatttctttaatttatctAGGTTCATATAATTCTCTAGCGCTTAAGTaccgtgtaaatgtgtaatatatataacgaCAACTGAAATgtctaaaaatcaattattatacataaaaaaacatttcggACAACAAATagatcattaaattatttaagctatataaatttgaaaataattaaattatttaataataaatctaaaactATTAAGCATTAAATAGGTTATTGATAGTTGTTTTAGTAAAACGTATTTCATTGAGTAATGTGATAAACAAAaggaatataatgtatacattgtcattaaatttaattgcaGTTTCAATAATGATTTACAACATAAAAGAGTACTAAAGGTAACTCAGGTTATATGCTTATTGCTTACTCAAACAAAATTATCACTTttgtactaatatattttacaatcgaAAACATTGTATGCCAAAGGGACGAAATTGGTCATTTGAAATGATTACTGATTGGAAGGATTAGGGTTAATGAAATTCTATTAAAGATAaatcaaaagtaaattataaaattactctgaaaatagaaaa
It contains:
- the Samdc gene encoding S-adenosylmethionine decarboxylase isoform X1 — its product is MATEDFFEGAEKLLEIWFGRQDGKFENGDLRKIPREKYEDLLKAACCEVISYTSNDKIDAYVLSESSMFVTKRRFILKTCGTTTPIECIKPLLLNVHEFTGFDEVEDVFYSRKNFERPELQKDTYRNFKLEIESLDIMFKGTGVARCMRSSKTDDSWYLYALHPVECFGKEKQKPDQTLEILMTNLDPDVMQIFTKEQSANASQATQDSGISGLLPNMEIDDFLFEPCGYSMNGIAKEGHYMTIHITPQQEFSFVSFETNVPQSSYKELILKVLKTFQPEKCVLTMFTNEISPSNSNHKEFKYLTHLGEWQQDSNRTCSLKNHDLTVSFYSKYPS